The Flavobacterium piscisymbiosum genome includes a region encoding these proteins:
- a CDS encoding DUF692 domain-containing protein: protein MATRLGLPNLGLGLGLRSQHFEHILKKNPAVDWFEVISENFMDSHGRPRYILHQIAERYPVVMHGVSLSIGSTDPLNFDYLKSLKQLATEVQPAWISDHLCWTGVLTTNSHDLLPLPLNDESLKHVCNRIIQVQDYLERPLVVENPSTYASFNNSTLPEWEFLRIMTEETGCGLLLDVNNVYVSSFNNDFDPVEYIKGIPHDKIVQMHLAGHQNCGNYIIDTHDREVNSQVWKLFQMAYQLANEASVLLEWDGNIPPFDVYHSELLKSKQYMDSTFVGVENEVRFMDKEQVSNPLNLFEMNKFI, encoded by the coding sequence ATGGCAACTAGACTCGGATTACCCAATTTAGGATTGGGCCTAGGACTTAGAAGCCAGCATTTTGAACATATTCTGAAAAAGAATCCTGCCGTAGATTGGTTTGAGGTAATTTCTGAGAATTTCATGGACTCACACGGAAGACCAAGATACATTTTACATCAAATAGCAGAACGATATCCCGTGGTCATGCACGGGGTATCATTGTCTATTGGAAGTACTGATCCGCTAAATTTTGATTACCTCAAGAGTTTGAAACAATTGGCAACCGAGGTACAGCCAGCCTGGATTAGTGATCATTTGTGCTGGACAGGAGTTTTAACGACCAATTCGCACGATTTACTTCCGCTTCCGCTAAATGACGAATCATTAAAACACGTTTGTAATCGAATCATTCAGGTGCAGGACTATTTAGAACGACCACTGGTTGTCGAAAATCCAAGCACTTATGCATCCTTTAATAATTCTACCCTTCCGGAATGGGAATTTTTACGAATAATGACCGAAGAAACAGGTTGCGGATTACTTCTGGATGTAAACAACGTTTATGTGTCTTCTTTCAATAATGATTTTGATCCTGTAGAATATATCAAAGGAATTCCACATGATAAGATTGTACAAATGCACTTGGCTGGTCATCAAAATTGTGGCAATTATATTATTGACACACACGATCGAGAAGTGAACTCGCAGGTATGGAAATTGTTTCAAATGGCTTATCAACTGGCAAATGAAGCGTCCGTTTTATTAGAATGGGATGGCAATATTCCGCCCTTCGATGTGTATCATTCCGAATTACTAAAATCAAAACAATATATGGATTCAACCTTTGTTGGAGTTGAAAATGAAGTCCGGTTTATGGATAAAGAACAGGTTTCAAACCCACTGAATCTTTTTGAAATGAATAAATTTATATAA
- a CDS encoding DNA-binding domain-containing protein, with protein sequence MQKTVKIPLKNFQQWMQQLLLDPYQQTGVNPAHLLSDQLNTASIEDLICHSEKLTAHEHLGIYQRSYIARLRNCMSQQFSALEYALGEAIFCAFADDYLASKPSHNYNLAYLGAHFADYLENNRPDAHENIKEDWIDFMIELARFEYAIGVIFEMKAEEDYPLATIDTDENKLKLVPICVLFKFKFPVRKYYSEFKNDKQPSLPSESESYCVVLRHKFKLAIYDLHKEQFEFLSFLKEQTDITEAKELIQAQYEENAPSFDEVWNSWKESWIAAHFFRV encoded by the coding sequence ATGCAGAAAACGGTCAAAATACCATTAAAAAATTTCCAACAATGGATGCAGCAGCTTTTACTCGATCCTTATCAGCAAACTGGAGTCAATCCCGCTCATTTACTTTCGGATCAATTAAATACTGCTTCAATTGAAGATTTGATTTGTCATTCTGAAAAACTTACCGCACACGAACATTTGGGAATTTACCAAAGAAGCTATATTGCACGTTTACGAAATTGTATGTCTCAGCAATTTAGCGCCTTAGAATATGCTTTAGGCGAGGCTATTTTTTGCGCTTTCGCGGATGATTATCTCGCTTCGAAACCATCGCATAATTATAATTTAGCGTATTTAGGAGCTCATTTTGCAGACTATCTTGAAAACAACAGACCTGATGCTCACGAAAACATCAAAGAAGACTGGATTGATTTTATGATTGAACTCGCCCGATTTGAATATGCCATTGGAGTTATTTTTGAAATGAAAGCCGAAGAAGATTATCCATTAGCCACGATAGATACTGATGAAAACAAACTAAAACTTGTACCTATATGTGTGTTGTTTAAATTTAAGTTTCCCGTTCGAAAGTACTATTCCGAATTTAAAAATGATAAACAACCCTCTTTACCTTCTGAAAGTGAAAGCTATTGTGTAGTCCTGCGACACAAATTTAAATTAGCAATTTATGATTTGCATAAAGAACAATTTGAGTTTTTGAGCTTTTTGAAAGAACAAACAGATATTACTGAAGCTAAAGAACTGATACAAGCTCAATATGAAGAAAATGCACCTTCATTTGATGAAGTTTGGAACAGTTGGAAAGAATCCTGGATAGCTGCTCATTTTTTTCGAGTTTAA
- a CDS encoding flavin monoamine oxidase family protein yields the protein MENYLHGLLDEDNDAIIQQYLKYIDDGIPLTDKAKDVLIIGAGMAGMVAAALLKEAGHNVTIVESNTRVGGRIKTFRNSENKKYFEDDSVYGEAGAMRIPTIHQMVLKYINKLGLKTEPFYYLSVDKEQAIAHQADPTKPVPDTTRNSLFYVNRKRVVQNEYIRKDGTKVDVNKLLDFHLGSSENRRADELMADLITPLKAFIAEDPEKNWPLLIERYGEYSMRRFLKENSMYSENAIEMIGVLQNLESRMSYDFIQSFIEQNIIKDTTRFMEIVGGSDMLPNAFFKAHSLEENTYFDCRMTKMMLVNNKVKIQVDIEVQRDFQFYEDAGFKALKTPVSDLEFDEVIVTIPFSALRHVYVTPQFKQLKRKAIRELHYDSATKILLEFREKWWQEAPYNIVGGGTITDFSNRFTYYPSNDLGSKGHGVVLASYCWSDEASRWDSMDDDDRYFYALKNLAIMHSDDEKEQQRIIDLAVITSSIKDYKKKGGKLIGAATQSWMRDPYAYGEAAIFNPGQLQLLQRHIISTEWNGKAHFAGEHTSLKHAWIEGAIESGIRTALEVNENTGNLNNPI from the coding sequence ATGGAAAACTATTTACACGGCTTACTCGACGAAGATAACGATGCTATTATCCAGCAATACTTAAAGTACATTGACGACGGAATCCCGCTTACGGATAAAGCAAAAGACGTATTAATCATTGGTGCCGGAATGGCCGGAATGGTAGCCGCAGCTCTGTTAAAAGAGGCCGGACATAATGTTACAATAGTCGAATCGAACACTCGTGTTGGTGGAAGAATCAAGACTTTCAGAAATTCTGAAAACAAAAAATATTTTGAAGACGACAGTGTTTATGGCGAAGCCGGTGCAATGCGTATCCCAACCATACACCAGATGGTGCTTAAATACATTAATAAACTCGGACTCAAAACCGAACCTTTTTATTATCTGTCTGTCGATAAAGAACAGGCAATCGCACATCAGGCAGATCCTACTAAACCGGTGCCGGATACTACTAGAAATTCTCTTTTTTATGTTAACCGCAAACGTGTTGTTCAGAATGAATATATCCGAAAAGACGGAACTAAGGTCGATGTAAATAAACTACTGGACTTTCATCTGGGCAGCAGTGAAAACAGGCGTGCCGACGAGTTAATGGCCGATCTCATTACTCCGCTTAAGGCTTTTATTGCAGAAGATCCTGAGAAAAACTGGCCTTTGCTAATTGAGCGTTACGGAGAATATTCGATGCGTCGTTTCCTAAAGGAAAATTCGATGTATTCAGAGAATGCCATCGAGATGATTGGAGTCCTGCAAAATCTGGAATCCAGAATGTCTTATGATTTTATACAAAGTTTTATTGAGCAAAATATTATCAAGGATACTACTCGGTTTATGGAAATTGTTGGCGGAAGCGACATGCTGCCAAATGCATTCTTTAAAGCTCATAGCCTCGAAGAAAACACCTATTTTGATTGCAGGATGACTAAAATGATGCTTGTTAACAACAAGGTAAAAATACAAGTGGATATTGAAGTACAACGTGACTTTCAGTTTTATGAAGATGCAGGATTCAAAGCATTAAAAACACCGGTGAGCGATCTTGAATTTGATGAAGTGATCGTTACCATACCCTTTTCTGCGTTAAGACATGTCTATGTAACACCACAATTCAAGCAGCTTAAGCGAAAAGCAATCCGGGAACTTCACTACGATTCTGCTACTAAAATATTACTGGAATTTCGTGAAAAATGGTGGCAGGAAGCGCCTTATAATATTGTTGGCGGCGGTACGATTACTGATTTCTCGAACCGTTTTACTTACTATCCAAGCAATGATTTGGGAAGTAAAGGGCATGGTGTCGTATTGGCATCTTATTGCTGGTCTGACGAAGCAAGCCGCTGGGATTCTATGGATGATGATGACAGGTATTTTTATGCACTTAAAAACCTGGCAATCATGCACTCTGACGACGAGAAGGAACAGCAGCGTATTATTGACCTTGCCGTAATTACCTCGAGCATCAAAGACTATAAAAAGAAAGGCGGAAAATTAATTGGTGCAGCAACACAAAGCTGGATGCGTGACCCTTATGCTTATGGTGAAGCGGCAATATTTAATCCGGGACAATTACAATTATTACAACGTCATATCATCTCAACCGAATGGAATGGAAAAGCTCATTTTGCAGGAGAACATACTTCCCTAAAACATGCCTGGATTGAAGGTGCCATCGAGTCCGGAATACGCACTGCATTAGAAGTCAACGAAAATACCGGTAACCTGAATAACCCAATTTAA
- a CDS encoding alpha-keto acid decarboxylase family protein, with protein sequence MSQKKISVAKYLQIRLEQLGLTHLFGIAGNYTAPFLNTIHEDKNAKIKIVNDTNEINAGHCTDAYARQNGFAAVAVTYGVGAFTLLNSVAGSYVEHCPVLVINGAPTNKDQQRSLVQGMLASHMTGDMYSNINVFRNVTVAAEQVTGSSDAPYKIDSVLNACILYGRPVYLEVFEDVWRMECNPPTAPLVEREASKCQTSARKAAQRVAAMARGKEIIFWGGIEIQRHGIQKEFLDLIETTDTEFVTSILGKSIVSENHPKFKGVFNGKASPKDVKEQFEKAQLKIGLGVWTTGKNLGGFDVWKEDTVLANHSGVRIGASYVANVSLRDFIIFLKEELTKVPFSAYEMYDAEQLPESFFLANNKITKRGRPALTYDTFFSRINSFIDEKHIVVADAGFPLLGAQGIRIAEPNGFVAQASWLSIGYSVPAATGIKCARPDKRAVVFVGDGAFQETCQAISTQNKLKHDTIVFVLDNGIYGIEQMLVNPNPFRGADKVEYSIPDLNNVYDYNEMHRWKYAKLVDVFGGKGFEINTLDELEEVLRQLDNIKENTIIHVNIPKTSIPEAIAYKTEEPGEDEFLDKNWSLC encoded by the coding sequence ATGTCACAGAAAAAAATCTCCGTTGCAAAATACCTGCAAATACGTCTGGAACAATTAGGACTCACCCATTTATTTGGAATTGCAGGCAATTATACCGCGCCATTTTTGAATACGATTCACGAAGACAAAAATGCAAAAATTAAAATCGTTAACGACACGAATGAAATAAACGCCGGACATTGTACTGATGCCTACGCACGTCAAAACGGTTTCGCTGCAGTAGCAGTAACCTATGGCGTGGGAGCATTTACACTGCTCAATTCGGTTGCAGGTTCTTATGTAGAGCACTGTCCTGTGCTTGTCATTAATGGGGCTCCAACCAATAAAGATCAGCAAAGAAGTCTTGTTCAGGGCATGCTGGCATCACATATGACTGGTGATATGTACAGCAATATCAATGTGTTTCGAAATGTTACCGTTGCGGCAGAACAAGTTACAGGCTCATCAGATGCTCCTTACAAAATTGATTCCGTTTTAAATGCCTGTATTTTATATGGAAGACCAGTTTATCTTGAAGTTTTTGAAGATGTATGGCGAATGGAATGCAATCCTCCTACGGCTCCATTGGTGGAAAGAGAAGCGTCTAAATGTCAAACAAGTGCACGAAAAGCTGCTCAAAGAGTCGCTGCAATGGCACGCGGAAAAGAAATTATTTTTTGGGGCGGCATTGAGATCCAGCGTCACGGTATTCAAAAGGAATTCCTGGATCTGATCGAAACTACAGATACTGAATTTGTGACTTCTATACTCGGAAAATCAATCGTGTCTGAAAACCATCCTAAGTTCAAAGGTGTTTTTAATGGCAAAGCATCTCCAAAAGATGTTAAAGAACAATTCGAAAAAGCTCAGCTAAAAATTGGTCTTGGCGTATGGACCACCGGCAAAAACCTGGGTGGTTTTGATGTCTGGAAAGAAGATACTGTACTTGCCAATCACAGCGGTGTAAGGATTGGCGCTTCTTATGTTGCCAATGTATCGCTAAGAGATTTTATTATATTTCTAAAAGAAGAACTTACCAAAGTTCCTTTTAGTGCTTACGAAATGTATGATGCAGAGCAGCTGCCTGAATCATTTTTCCTGGCTAATAACAAAATAACAAAAAGAGGAAGACCAGCTCTTACTTATGATACGTTTTTCAGCCGAATCAATAGTTTTATAGACGAGAAACATATAGTGGTTGCCGATGCTGGTTTTCCTTTATTGGGTGCCCAAGGTATTCGTATTGCAGAACCTAACGGATTCGTAGCACAGGCATCATGGCTTTCGATAGGTTATTCTGTTCCTGCAGCAACCGGAATAAAATGTGCCAGACCTGATAAAAGAGCGGTAGTATTTGTTGGAGATGGTGCTTTTCAGGAAACCTGTCAGGCTATATCTACACAGAATAAACTGAAACACGACACCATTGTTTTTGTTTTGGATAATGGTATTTATGGTATTGAACAAATGCTTGTTAATCCAAATCCGTTTCGTGGTGCAGACAAAGTTGAATATAGCATTCCTGATTTAAACAACGTTTATGATTACAACGAAATGCACCGTTGGAAATATGCGAAACTCGTTGATGTATTTGGAGGTAAAGGTTTTGAAATCAACACACTCGACGAACTCGAGGAAGTTTTGAGACAGCTTGACAACATTAAGGAAAACACCATTATACATGTAAACATACCTAAAACATCTATTCCGGAAGCAATTGCTTATAAGACAGAAGAACCTGGAGAGGATGAATTTCTGGATAAAAATTGGAGTTTATGTTAG
- a CDS encoding CorA family divalent cation transporter yields MTIELLDKDKNIIRLKSIDEIPSDLSDINSIQIINYAREDVPVFEKLFNIDTTILNNSEDIEISSHYLEKPNQLAFNFSFPYFTSHNKIEEVIVSFILKEQIMLSFMDINFENFIPEAKKQEHFDKIKDRTFTIDTFLLMMIRIVPDYYADLTEVISKKIKTIYSGLQQENEFSEKGLDEITALKFNNLIVKESLNEFRRILHLLRKSTKLKSEIKEEILFEINDLSVINEYVQNNFERLDDLKDYVSTRIDLQQNRIFKTLTIITTCISLPMLVAGIYGMNFKYMPELDFHYGYIFAIVLMLLCFIGPLIWFKHKKWLN; encoded by the coding sequence ATGACGATCGAACTTTTAGATAAAGATAAAAATATCATCAGGTTAAAAAGCATTGATGAAATCCCCAGCGACTTATCTGATATAAATAGCATACAAATTATTAATTATGCAAGAGAAGATGTTCCGGTTTTTGAAAAGCTTTTCAATATAGATACTACAATATTAAATAATAGTGAGGATATAGAAATCAGTTCTCATTATCTGGAAAAGCCAAATCAATTGGCGTTTAATTTTTCATTTCCGTATTTTACTTCTCACAATAAAATTGAAGAAGTAATTGTTTCTTTTATTTTAAAAGAGCAGATCATGCTTTCTTTTATGGATATCAATTTTGAAAATTTTATTCCCGAAGCTAAAAAACAGGAGCATTTCGACAAAATAAAAGACCGGACTTTTACCATAGATACATTTCTTTTAATGATGATTAGGATTGTCCCGGATTATTATGCAGATTTAACAGAAGTCATCTCAAAAAAAATTAAGACCATTTATTCCGGATTGCAGCAGGAAAATGAGTTTTCTGAAAAGGGACTGGATGAAATAACCGCTCTAAAATTCAATAATTTAATCGTGAAAGAATCACTTAATGAATTTAGAAGAATTTTACATTTACTTAGAAAAAGCACAAAATTAAAGTCAGAAATCAAAGAAGAAATTTTATTCGAAATCAATGACTTAAGTGTAATTAATGAATACGTTCAAAACAATTTTGAACGATTAGACGATCTAAAAGATTACGTGTCAACAAGAATAGATTTGCAGCAAAACCGAATATTTAAAACCTTAACAATAATAACAACTTGCATTTCTTTGCCTATGCTGGTCGCAGGAATTTATGGAATGAATTTTAAATACATGCCCGAACTGGATTTTCATTATGGTTATATATTTGCTATAGTGCTGATGTTATTGTGTTTCATAGGCCCATTGATATGGTTCAAACATAAAAAATGGCTGAATTAA
- a CDS encoding organic hydroperoxide resistance protein, protein MKTLYTTSVTARGGRNGQVKSENGILDLEVRMPKALGGANDNFTNPEMLFAAGYSACFDSALNRVISLSKTQTGETSVAAKVSIGQIENGGFGLAVELDVNIPGVSIEEAQELTEKAHQICPYSNATRSNIEVKLLVTNN, encoded by the coding sequence ATGAAAACATTATATACAACCAGCGTTACTGCAAGAGGAGGAAGAAACGGGCAGGTAAAAAGTGAAAACGGAATTTTGGACCTTGAGGTAAGAATGCCGAAAGCTTTAGGCGGTGCCAATGATAATTTTACCAATCCGGAAATGCTTTTCGCAGCTGGATATTCAGCATGCTTTGATAGTGCATTAAATCGTGTTATTAGTTTATCTAAAACTCAAACAGGCGAAACTTCGGTAGCTGCAAAAGTGAGCATTGGGCAAATTGAAAATGGCGGTTTTGGTTTAGCAGTAGAATTGGATGTAAATATTCCGGGAGTTTCTATTGAAGAAGCTCAGGAATTAACAGAAAAAGCGCATCAGATTTGTCCTTATTCAAATGCAACAAGATCTAATATTGAAGTTAAGCTTTTGGTGACGAATAACTAA
- a CDS encoding MarR family winged helix-turn-helix transcriptional regulator, translating to MENHQPPQLENQLCFPLYVITKEIIGLYRPFLDEIDITYSQYLVMMVLWEKDGLTVNQVGEKLYLDSGTLTPLMKRLEVKEVIIRKRKKEDERVVEVFLTDKGRNLQQKACEIPIKMQEKLNLTTEDLFELKETVQKILNKIQK from the coding sequence ATGGAAAATCACCAACCACCACAATTGGAAAACCAACTTTGTTTTCCGCTTTACGTTATCACAAAAGAAATTATCGGTTTGTACCGACCATTTCTTGATGAGATTGATATTACTTACTCGCAGTATCTTGTAATGATGGTGCTTTGGGAGAAGGATGGATTGACCGTAAATCAGGTTGGCGAAAAACTGTATCTCGATAGTGGAACTTTAACGCCGCTCATGAAAAGACTTGAAGTTAAGGAGGTTATCATTCGAAAGAGAAAAAAGGAAGATGAAAGAGTAGTGGAAGTTTTTTTGACGGATAAAGGACGAAATTTGCAGCAAAAAGCGTGTGAAATTCCGATAAAAATGCAGGAAAAACTGAATCTGACAACAGAGGATTTATTTGAACTAAAAGAAACTGTTCAGAAAATTTTAAATAAAATTCAAAAATAA
- a CDS encoding NAD(P)H-dependent oxidoreductase: MSLIEDLNWRHAVKAYDSTKKVSEEDLNKILEAARLAATSSGLQPFRVIVVKNQELKEKMVKGALNPEVMRDCSHVLVFAAWERYSNEKIDKVYDHHTDVRELPRGRFGSYTDQIKQIYGAQTPEQHFAHTARQSYIALGLAMAQAAELKIDSTPAEGFSNEVVDEILDLKELGLKSVTLLYLGYRDTENDWLSTMKKVRIPMEEFIIIK, encoded by the coding sequence ATGTCATTAATAGAAGATTTAAACTGGAGACATGCCGTAAAAGCGTATGACTCAACAAAAAAAGTATCAGAAGAGGATTTAAATAAAATTTTAGAAGCTGCAAGATTAGCAGCAACTTCATCTGGTTTACAGCCTTTCCGTGTGATTGTAGTAAAAAATCAGGAATTGAAAGAGAAGATGGTAAAAGGCGCATTAAATCCAGAAGTTATGAGAGATTGTTCTCATGTATTGGTTTTTGCAGCATGGGAGCGTTATTCTAATGAGAAAATAGATAAAGTTTATGATCATCACACTGATGTAAGAGAATTACCAAGAGGTCGTTTCGGCAGTTATACGGATCAAATCAAGCAAATCTACGGAGCTCAAACTCCTGAACAACATTTTGCGCACACAGCAAGACAAAGTTATATTGCATTAGGTTTGGCAATGGCTCAGGCAGCCGAACTTAAAATTGATTCTACTCCGGCTGAAGGTTTTAGCAATGAAGTGGTAGATGAGATTTTGGATCTTAAGGAATTAGGTTTAAAAAGTGTTACACTTTTATATCTCGGTTACAGAGATACCGAAAATGACTGGCTTTCTACAATGAAGAAAGTAAGAATTCCTATGGAGGAATTTATCATCATAAAATAG
- a CDS encoding MATE family efflux transporter, with protein sequence MAVSKHFNLPFGSQIFNMIKKIKSNKIYYQSTITLAGPVVISQLGHTLVQTLDTVIIGHYAGTISLAAVSLVHSVFMVVLVIGLGIAYGLTPLIAQENGKSNFKECAKLLSNSLWLNVAAAVFLFLIVYYGSMFAMQHADQDPQVVETAKPYLFVLSLSILPLMIFQTFKQFAEGLGFTKQAMSITIWGNVLNVIIAVILVKGMFGIEPMGVQGVGIATLIDRVLMMLVMMWYVLRSKNFKVYIQDFSVKFVDFSKIIKVVKIGLPVAMQYVFEIGAFAAAALMAGHIGAIEQAAHQTAITLAAMTYMMAGGIASAATIKVGNSFGNQKYKRLQRFAYASYHLVIIFMMFFAVIFTLFNQYLPYLITNDINVVALAAQLLIIAALFQLFDGTQVVGLGTLRGMGDVNIPTFITFIAYWLIGLPVAYVLGIYFDAGVKGIWYGLTLGLLTSSVLLYLRFRYVMNKVLKNNL encoded by the coding sequence ATGGCAGTTTCAAAACACTTTAACCTGCCATTTGGCAGTCAAATTTTTAATATGATCAAAAAAATTAAATCCAATAAGATATATTACCAAAGTACAATAACGCTTGCAGGGCCTGTTGTAATTTCGCAACTTGGGCATACACTAGTACAGACTCTTGATACAGTTATCATTGGGCATTATGCAGGAACTATATCATTGGCAGCGGTCTCACTGGTTCACTCTGTTTTCATGGTCGTTTTAGTCATAGGATTAGGGATTGCCTATGGATTAACACCTTTGATTGCACAAGAAAATGGAAAATCAAATTTTAAGGAATGTGCTAAGCTTCTGTCAAACAGCTTATGGCTTAATGTAGCAGCTGCAGTTTTTCTTTTTTTAATAGTGTATTATGGTTCTATGTTTGCTATGCAGCATGCAGATCAGGATCCTCAGGTAGTAGAAACAGCAAAACCTTATTTATTTGTTTTAAGTTTATCTATTCTGCCTTTAATGATATTTCAAACTTTCAAGCAGTTTGCAGAAGGGCTTGGTTTCACAAAACAAGCAATGTCGATAACGATATGGGGAAATGTGCTTAACGTAATTATCGCAGTGATTTTAGTAAAGGGAATGTTTGGCATTGAGCCAATGGGAGTTCAGGGAGTAGGAATTGCAACATTGATAGACAGGGTTTTAATGATGCTGGTTATGATGTGGTATGTGCTTCGATCAAAGAATTTTAAAGTTTATATACAGGATTTCTCTGTTAAGTTTGTTGATTTTTCTAAAATTATAAAAGTGGTAAAAATAGGATTGCCTGTGGCGATGCAGTATGTATTTGAAATTGGGGCATTTGCAGCTGCCGCTTTAATGGCAGGTCACATTGGTGCAATTGAACAGGCTGCTCATCAAACAGCAATAACCCTTGCAGCAATGACCTACATGATGGCTGGAGGAATTGCATCGGCTGCAACCATTAAAGTCGGAAATAGTTTTGGAAATCAGAAATACAAAAGACTTCAGAGGTTTGCTTATGCTTCCTATCATTTAGTTATTATTTTCATGATGTTCTTTGCTGTAATTTTCACACTCTTTAATCAATATTTACCTTATTTAATAACCAATGACATAAATGTTGTAGCATTGGCAGCGCAATTATTGATAATTGCCGCACTATTCCAGCTCTTTGATGGTACACAGGTAGTTGGACTAGGAACATTAAGAGGAATGGGAGATGTAAACATTCCTACTTTTATAACTTTTATTGCATATTGGCTTATTGGTTTGCCTGTGGCCTATGTTTTAGGAATTTATTTCGATGCAGGAGTAAAGGGAATCTGGTACGGTCTGACACTGGGTTTGTTAACATCATCTGTTTTACTGTATTTAAGGTTCCGATATGTAATGAACAAAGTCTTGAAAAATAATCTATAA
- a CDS encoding AraC family transcriptional regulator gives MKTVKFHKTECGVEVLLNVLHGDILSERYLERDTYNTDFFEILLFKTATGSLILNQQKIEITDNTVVFISPFQKRQWTLEKEGLDYTVLVFQENFLNDFFSDKFFTYRLLYFYQLNYPLNISIEKEELQKALGQLMEIKNELVNSRTDSIHIIRSLTYYLLLKFNRIYADANNLSIDRAENNFAYQFKQLLEIHIRQKQRIDYYADLLNVSRITINTCVKKQFNVTATELLKQRLLFEIKNDLIHSGKTIAEIAYDLHFSEPGHLMRFFKAQTGITSSQFLSDYQNGIFS, from the coding sequence ATGAAAACAGTTAAATTTCATAAAACAGAATGTGGTGTTGAAGTACTTCTCAATGTATTGCATGGCGATATACTGAGCGAGAGGTATTTGGAGCGCGATACTTATAATACTGATTTTTTTGAAATATTGCTTTTTAAGACTGCCACAGGATCTCTGATTTTAAATCAGCAGAAGATCGAGATAACGGATAATACAGTTGTTTTTATTTCTCCCTTTCAAAAAAGGCAATGGACTTTGGAGAAAGAAGGGTTGGATTATACTGTTCTGGTTTTTCAGGAAAATTTTCTTAATGATTTCTTCTCAGACAAGTTCTTTACGTACCGCCTTCTGTATTTCTATCAATTGAATTATCCTTTAAATATTAGTATTGAAAAGGAAGAACTTCAAAAAGCACTTGGTCAGCTTATGGAAATCAAAAATGAACTTGTGAACAGCAGAACAGACAGTATCCATATCATACGATCTCTTACTTACTACCTGCTTTTGAAGTTTAACAGAATATATGCAGATGCAAATAATCTTTCGATCGACAGGGCAGAAAATAACTTTGCTTATCAGTTTAAACAGTTGTTGGAAATACACATCAGGCAGAAGCAGCGGATCGACTATTATGCAGATTTACTAAATGTGAGCAGGATTACCATTAATACTTGTGTGAAAAAGCAGTTTAATGTGACCGCGACAGAACTCTTAAAACAGAGACTGCTTTTCGAGATAAAAAATGATTTGATACATTCCGGAAAGACGATTGCTGAGATAGCCTATGATCTTCATTTTTCAGAACCCGGACATTTGATGCGATTTTTTAAAGCGCAGACAGGAATAACCAGCAGTCAGTTCCTCTCAGATTACCAAAATGGTATCTTTTCATAG
- a CDS encoding cysteine hydrolase family protein has translation MNKALLLIDIQKEYFENGALELVNPIAASENAKKLLEHFRKENATIIHVQHISGEGAPIFVPGTKGVEIHENVKPMEGEKVITKQFPNSFRETDLLQYLQSKEITHLVIAGMMTHMCIDAGTRAAVDFGFECTVIGDACATLNLQINGQEVNAADVHNAFLAALEFFYAKIITTEQYLLS, from the coding sequence ATGAATAAGGCATTATTATTAATTGATATACAGAAAGAATATTTTGAAAACGGAGCTTTAGAACTTGTCAATCCTATTGCTGCAAGCGAAAACGCCAAGAAACTATTGGAGCATTTTAGAAAAGAAAACGCGACTATTATTCATGTTCAGCATATCTCCGGAGAAGGTGCTCCCATTTTTGTTCCCGGTACAAAAGGTGTAGAAATTCATGAAAATGTAAAACCGATGGAAGGGGAGAAAGTAATTACGAAACAATTTCCTAATAGTTTTAGAGAAACTGATTTACTACAATATCTTCAGTCAAAAGAGATAACACATTTAGTAATCGCGGGAATGATGACTCACATGTGCATTGATGCGGGGACAAGGGCTGCTGTTGATTTTGGTTTTGAATGTACCGTAATTGGAGATGCCTGCGCTACACTGAATCTTCAAATAAATGGTCAGGAGGTCAACGCGGCAGATGTTCATAATGCTTTTTTGGCAGCACTGGAATTCTTTTATGCAAAAATCATAACTACAGAACAGTATTTACTATCTTAA